From a single Streptomyces misionensis genomic region:
- a CDS encoding Lrp/AsnC family transcriptional regulator — protein sequence MLNDLDERIVHALAEDARRSYADIGQLVGLSAPAVKRRVDRLRATGAITGFTVRVDPAALGWETEGYIEIYCRRNTSPETIQRGLERYQEVVAASTVTGDADAIAQVFASDMRHFERVLERIAGEPFVERTKSVLVLSPLLRRFSSGAPG from the coding sequence GTGCTGAACGATCTCGACGAACGCATCGTGCACGCCCTCGCCGAGGACGCCCGCCGCTCCTACGCGGACATCGGGCAACTGGTCGGACTCTCCGCGCCCGCGGTCAAACGCCGAGTGGACCGGCTGCGGGCCACCGGAGCCATCACCGGATTCACCGTACGGGTGGATCCGGCGGCGCTCGGCTGGGAGACCGAGGGATACATCGAGATCTACTGCCGGCGGAACACCTCGCCGGAGACGATCCAGCGGGGGCTGGAGCGGTACCAGGAGGTGGTGGCCGCGTCGACGGTCACCGGGGACGCGGACGCCATCGCCCAGGTGTTCGCGTCGGACATGCGGCACTTCGAGCGGGTGCTGGAGCGGATCGCCGGGGAGCCGTTCGTGGAGCGGACCAAGTCCGTGCTGGTGCTGTCGCCGCTGCTGCGCCGGTTCTCCTCCGGGGCGCCCGGCTAG
- a CDS encoding amino acid permease codes for MLDHGAPPQNQTSAAPAAPGLGARLMRRKPVELLVAEGGKGEGGSLRRSLGLWQLTMISIGATLGTGIFVVLGEAVPKAGPAVTLSFVIAGLTALFSALSYAELAGTIPVSGSSYSYAYATMGELIAWVCGWCLLLEYGVSVAAVAVGWGQYLNELLHGTIGVTVPAALSAPPGHGGVFNLPALIVVLLAMVFLLGGAKESARANTVMVCVKIAALVLFCAIGFMGFKAHNYTPFMPLGMTGVSMAGATLFFSYIGFDAASTAGEEAKNAQRDLPRAIMLSLVIVTGLYVLVAAVAVGARPWRSFNDSEAALAQIMKDVTGQSFWATLLAFCAVIAIASVVLTVLYGQTRILFAMSRDGLMPKVFARVHPKSGAPRANTVIVSLFCGILAAAIPLGQLADATSIGTLFAFALVNVAVVVLRFSRPNMRRGFRVPLSPLLPALGFVFCVWMMGSLSAVTWTVFGVWLVVGLVFYFVYGFRRSRLATGADLAVAAEK; via the coding sequence GTGCTCGATCACGGCGCCCCGCCGCAGAACCAGACATCGGCAGCCCCCGCCGCCCCGGGCCTCGGCGCCCGCCTGATGCGCCGCAAGCCCGTGGAACTCCTGGTCGCCGAGGGTGGCAAGGGTGAGGGCGGGTCGTTGCGGCGCTCCCTCGGGCTGTGGCAGCTGACCATGATCAGCATCGGTGCCACGCTCGGCACCGGCATCTTCGTGGTCCTCGGCGAGGCCGTCCCGAAGGCCGGACCGGCCGTCACCCTGTCCTTCGTGATCGCCGGCCTCACCGCCCTGTTCTCGGCCCTGTCCTACGCCGAGCTGGCCGGCACCATCCCGGTCTCCGGCTCCTCCTACTCGTACGCATACGCAACGATGGGCGAGCTGATCGCCTGGGTCTGCGGCTGGTGCCTGCTCCTGGAGTACGGCGTCTCGGTCGCCGCCGTGGCCGTCGGCTGGGGCCAGTACCTGAACGAGCTGCTGCACGGCACCATCGGTGTCACCGTGCCGGCCGCCCTGTCCGCCCCGCCCGGCCACGGCGGCGTCTTCAACCTGCCCGCGCTGATCGTCGTCCTGCTCGCCATGGTCTTCCTGCTCGGCGGCGCCAAGGAGTCCGCGCGGGCCAACACCGTCATGGTGTGCGTGAAGATCGCCGCGCTGGTCCTCTTCTGCGCCATCGGCTTCATGGGCTTCAAGGCGCACAACTACACGCCCTTCATGCCGCTCGGGATGACGGGCGTCAGCATGGCCGGGGCCACGCTGTTCTTCTCGTACATCGGCTTCGACGCCGCCTCCACCGCCGGCGAGGAGGCGAAGAACGCCCAGCGCGACCTGCCCCGCGCGATCATGCTGTCGCTGGTCATCGTGACGGGCCTGTACGTGCTGGTCGCCGCCGTCGCGGTCGGCGCGCGGCCCTGGCGGTCGTTCAACGACTCCGAGGCCGCGCTCGCGCAGATCATGAAGGACGTCACCGGGCAGAGCTTCTGGGCCACCCTGCTGGCCTTCTGCGCCGTCATCGCCATCGCCAGCGTGGTGCTGACCGTGCTCTACGGCCAGACGCGCATCCTGTTCGCCATGTCCCGCGACGGTCTGATGCCCAAGGTCTTCGCCCGGGTCCACCCGAAGAGCGGCGCCCCCCGGGCGAACACCGTCATCGTCTCCCTGTTCTGCGGCATCCTGGCGGCCGCGATCCCGTTGGGACAGCTGGCCGACGCCACCAGCATCGGCACGCTGTTCGCCTTCGCCCTGGTCAACGTGGCGGTCGTGGTGCTGCGCTTCAGCCGGCCGAACATGCGGCGCGGCTTCCGGGTGCCGCTGTCGCCGCTGCTGCCCGCGCTGGGCTTCGTCTTCTGCGTGTGGATGATGGGCAGCCTGTCCGCCGTGACCTGGACGGTGTTCGGTGTCTGGCTGGTGGTCGGGCTCGTGTTCTACTTCGTATACGGCTTCCGCCGTTCCCGCCTCGCGACCGGTGCGGACCTCGCGGTGGCGGCAGAGAAGTGA